From Pseudomonas poae, the proteins below share one genomic window:
- a CDS encoding transposase: protein MPPQPNSHLLRRGRYSGVGHAYLVTAVVHQRKPLFADFHIGRLLVAELKRTHDQGWVNSLAWVVMPDHFHWLLELRNGTLPEVIGRTKSRSTLSINRACQSGGAFWQRGYHDRAVRAEEDLRRIARYIIANPLRAGLVEHIGDYPLWDAAWLRDDCVL, encoded by the coding sequence TTGCCTCCCCAGCCCAACTCTCATCTTCTACGGCGCGGCAGATACTCGGGTGTGGGTCACGCCTACCTTGTTACGGCGGTGGTTCATCAACGAAAACCGCTCTTCGCGGATTTCCACATCGGCAGGCTGCTGGTCGCGGAACTCAAGAGAACCCACGACCAGGGATGGGTCAACTCCCTGGCCTGGGTGGTAATGCCGGACCATTTTCACTGGCTGCTCGAATTACGAAATGGCACCCTCCCCGAGGTCATAGGGCGAACAAAATCGCGCAGCACGCTGAGCATCAACAGGGCGTGCCAAAGCGGCGGTGCTTTCTGGCAGAGGGGTTACCACGACCGAGCGGTCCGAGCGGAAGAAGACCTGCGCAGAATTGCCCGCTACATCATCGCCAACCCTTTACGTGCGGGTTTAGTGGAGCATATCGGCGACTACCCGCTATGGGATGCAGCCTGGCTGCGGGACGATTGCGTGCTCTGA
- a CDS encoding amino acid permease produces MPAGNHLPHGDTAQGGPLKRELGERHIRLMALGACIGVGLFLGSAKAIEMAGPAIMLSYIIGGLAILVIMRALGEMAVHNPVAGSFSRYAQDYLGPLAGFLTGWNYWFLWLVTCVAEITAVAVYMGVWFLETPRWIWALAALISMGTINLIAVKAFGEFEFWFALIKIVTIIAMVIGGVGIIAFGFGNDGVALGISNLWAHGGFMPNGVQGVLMSLQMVMFAYLGVEMIGLTAGEAKNPQKTIPRAIGSVFWRILLFYVGALFVILSIYPWNEIGTQGSPFVMTFERLGIKTAAGIINFVVITAALSSCNGGIFSTGRMLYSLAQNGQAPATFGTTSSNGVPRKALLLSIFALLLGVLLNYLVPEKVFVWVTSIATFGAIWTWVMILLAQLKFRRGLSPAERAGLKYRMWLYPVSSYLALAFLVLVVGLMAYFPDTRIALYVGPVFLVLLTVLFYTFKLQPTQAGQGETHVA; encoded by the coding sequence ATGCCCGCTGGCAATCACCTGCCCCACGGCGACACCGCTCAAGGCGGCCCGCTGAAACGCGAACTCGGCGAACGGCATATTCGCCTGATGGCCCTCGGCGCCTGTATCGGTGTCGGTCTGTTCCTCGGCTCGGCCAAGGCCATTGAAATGGCCGGCCCGGCGATCATGCTGTCCTACATCATCGGCGGCCTGGCGATCCTGGTGATCATGCGCGCCCTTGGTGAGATGGCCGTGCACAACCCGGTCGCCGGCTCCTTCAGCCGCTATGCCCAGGATTACCTCGGCCCGTTGGCGGGTTTTCTCACTGGCTGGAACTACTGGTTCCTGTGGCTGGTGACTTGCGTCGCGGAAATTACCGCCGTGGCCGTGTACATGGGCGTGTGGTTCCTCGAGACGCCCCGCTGGATCTGGGCCCTGGCGGCGCTGATCAGCATGGGCACCATCAACCTGATCGCGGTCAAGGCGTTCGGTGAGTTCGAGTTCTGGTTTGCGTTGATCAAGATCGTCACCATCATTGCCATGGTGATCGGCGGCGTGGGCATCATCGCGTTCGGTTTCGGCAATGACGGGGTCGCGCTGGGGATCTCCAACCTGTGGGCCCACGGCGGTTTTATGCCTAATGGCGTGCAGGGCGTGTTGATGTCCCTGCAAATGGTGATGTTCGCCTACCTGGGCGTCGAGATGATCGGCCTCACCGCCGGTGAAGCGAAGAACCCGCAGAAGACCATCCCCCGCGCCATCGGCTCGGTGTTCTGGCGCATCCTGCTGTTCTACGTCGGTGCGTTGTTCGTGATTCTGTCGATCTACCCATGGAATGAAATCGGCACCCAGGGCAGCCCCTTTGTGATGACCTTCGAGCGCCTGGGCATCAAGACCGCCGCCGGGATCATCAACTTCGTGGTGATCACAGCGGCGTTGTCCTCGTGCAACGGCGGTATTTTCAGCACCGGCCGCATGCTCTACAGCTTGGCGCAAAACGGCCAGGCCCCGGCGACTTTCGGCACCACCTCCAGCAATGGGGTGCCACGCAAGGCACTGCTGCTGTCGATTTTCGCGCTGTTGCTCGGCGTGTTGCTCAACTATCTGGTGCCGGAAAAAGTCTTCGTCTGGGTCACCTCCATCGCCACCTTCGGCGCGATCTGGACTTGGGTGATGATCCTGCTGGCCCAGCTCAAGTTCCGTCGCGGCCTGAGCCCTGCTGAACGGGCCGGGCTCAAATACCGCATGTGGTTGTACCCGGTCAGCTCGTACCTGGCGCTGGCGTTCCTGGTGCTGGTGGTGGGCCTGATGGCGTACTTTCCGGACACCCGGATTGCGCTGTACGTGGGCCCGGTGTTCCTGGTGCTGCTGACGGTGCTGTTCTACACCTTCAAGCTGCAGCCGACTCAGGCTGGCCAAGGTGAAACGCACGTCGCGTGA